One genomic region from Oscillospiraceae bacterium encodes:
- the uxaC gene encoding glucuronate isomerase, giving the protein MKAFMNEDFLLTTETARVLYHDYAAKMPIIDYHCHVPPQEIYEDRVYDNIAQVWLGGNFYGDHYKWRILRACGEPERFITGDGSDYEKFLAFARCMPKIPGNPVYHWAHLELGRYFDCNTPLNEDSAPEIWALCNEKLRGGLSVREILRRSRVAGLATTDDPLDTLEWHKKLAADPTFPVAVKPAWRPDRLINIHKAGFAEYIAKLDGVSDMDSLRAAVRARMDHFDAHGCSASDHGLEFLACEPATEAALNTILAKGLKGEAVTLREAAAFQYACMLFLGEEYGKRGWVMEIHYGAARNINTAQFGVMGADTGYDAIAPVISVAGLPVLLDELNSRGRLPKTVLFSLSPNDDAMLSTIAGGFQSEGVRGKVQQGSAWWFNDTKQSMVNQITTMASLAPLDNFLGMVTDSRSFLAYPRHEYFRRILCELLGKWAEDGEYPGDLERLGKLVQNVSYNNTKEYFGY; this is encoded by the coding sequence ATGAAAGCGTTTATGAACGAGGATTTTCTTTTGACGACAGAGACGGCCCGCGTGCTTTACCACGACTACGCCGCTAAAATGCCCATCATCGACTATCACTGTCATGTCCCCCCTCAGGAGATCTACGAGGACCGGGTATACGACAACATCGCCCAGGTCTGGCTGGGTGGTAATTTTTATGGCGACCACTACAAGTGGCGCATTCTGCGCGCCTGCGGCGAGCCGGAGCGTTTCATCACCGGCGACGGCAGCGACTACGAGAAATTTCTGGCTTTTGCCCGCTGCATGCCGAAGATCCCCGGCAATCCGGTCTACCATTGGGCCCACCTGGAGCTAGGGCGGTACTTCGACTGCAACACGCCCCTAAACGAGGACAGTGCTCCTGAGATCTGGGCCCTCTGCAATGAAAAGCTGCGCGGCGGACTCTCGGTCCGTGAGATCCTCCGCCGCTCCCGCGTGGCGGGCCTCGCAACCACCGACGATCCCTTAGACACGCTGGAATGGCACAAGAAACTGGCCGCAGATCCCACTTTTCCCGTCGCCGTCAAGCCCGCTTGGCGGCCTGACAGACTGATAAACATCCACAAGGCGGGTTTTGCCGAGTACATCGCCAAACTGGACGGCGTGAGCGATATGGACTCCCTCCGCGCTGCCGTCCGCGCCCGGATGGATCACTTCGACGCCCATGGCTGCTCCGCCTCCGACCACGGCCTCGAGTTTTTGGCGTGCGAGCCTGCCACCGAGGCCGCGCTGAACACCATCCTCGCCAAGGGTTTAAAGGGCGAGGCAGTCACCCTTCGAGAGGCCGCCGCCTTCCAGTATGCCTGTATGCTCTTCTTGGGCGAGGAGTACGGCAAGCGCGGCTGGGTTATGGAGATCCACTATGGCGCCGCACGCAACATCAACACGGCCCAATTCGGAGTGATGGGCGCCGACACGGGGTACGACGCCATTGCCCCTGTCATTTCAGTGGCAGGTCTGCCCGTTCTGCTGGACGAGTTGAACAGCAGAGGCCGCCTGCCCAAGACCGTGCTCTTCTCCCTCTCCCCCAACGACGACGCTATGCTTTCCACCATCGCCGGCGGTTTCCAGTCCGAGGGGGTGCGGGGCAAGGTTCAGCAGGGCTCGGCCTGGTGGTTTAACGACACGAAACAGAGCATGGTAAACCAGATAACCACCATGGCCTCCCTGGCCCCTCTGGATAACTTCCTGGGTATGGTCACCGACTCCCGCAGTTTTCTAGCCTACCCCCGGCACGAATATTTTCGCCGCATCCTCTGCGAGCTGCTGGGCAAATGGGCGGAGGACGGCGAGTACCCAGGCGACCTGGAGCGGCTGGGCAAACTGGTGCAGAACGTCTCTTACAACAATACCAAAGAATACTTCGGTTATTAG
- a CDS encoding ABC transporter permease codes for MRKIEKKESNNAFSGFYGNLGVATKRAISSMFLLIALFVLFAFLRPGVFLSTNNIQNLLQQIVTYAIIGCGLTFCLVCGGNDLSAGASMALSGIIVVSLLVRGWPMWLCIVLCLIMGVLTGIMNGYFIEILGVIPFVATLGTQWVYRGLANGLVDGAPVYTVDIPGEAVGAVGGTQWWFYQLGGGRFPGGLPYSVIIMLVYALILGVVLAKTRIGRQIYACGSNLEAAKLSGINAVGTRMFAYCMSGFSAAICGILVASRMSSAQPMAGNGYEMEAIAAAVLGGIAITGGEGNILNTIIGALMMGVIRNGLNLIGVNSYWQQVIIGMILVIAVAQQMRRHRRSGSVTPSPLRVLYTRFFTSQAKAG; via the coding sequence ATGCGAAAAATAGAGAAGAAGGAAAGCAACAATGCATTCTCCGGGTTCTATGGGAACCTTGGCGTAGCGACCAAACGTGCCATATCGTCCATGTTTCTGCTGATCGCCCTGTTTGTCCTGTTCGCTTTCTTAAGGCCCGGTGTGTTTCTTTCGACCAACAACATTCAGAATCTGCTGCAGCAGATCGTCACCTACGCCATCATCGGCTGCGGCCTGACCTTCTGTCTGGTCTGCGGAGGCAACGACTTGTCAGCCGGCGCGTCCATGGCGCTGTCCGGCATCATCGTGGTGTCCCTGCTGGTGCGCGGGTGGCCCATGTGGCTGTGCATTGTCCTGTGCCTGATCATGGGTGTCCTCACCGGCATCATGAACGGCTACTTTATCGAGATTTTAGGCGTCATCCCCTTCGTCGCCACCCTCGGCACCCAGTGGGTGTACCGCGGCCTTGCAAACGGTCTGGTCGACGGCGCCCCGGTCTATACCGTGGATATCCCGGGCGAGGCTGTCGGTGCTGTGGGCGGCACGCAGTGGTGGTTCTATCAGCTCGGCGGCGGACGCTTCCCCGGCGGCCTTCCGTACAGCGTCATCATCATGCTGGTCTACGCGCTGATTCTGGGTGTTGTGCTGGCCAAGACCCGTATCGGCCGTCAGATTTACGCCTGCGGCTCCAACCTCGAGGCGGCCAAGCTCTCCGGCATCAACGCTGTGGGCACCCGTATGTTCGCTTACTGCATGTCCGGTTTTTCCGCCGCCATCTGCGGCATCTTGGTGGCCTCCCGTATGTCCTCCGCCCAGCCTATGGCCGGCAACGGCTACGAGATGGAAGCCATTGCGGCCGCCGTTCTGGGCGGCATCGCCATCACCGGCGGCGAGGGCAACATCCTCAATACCATCATCGGCGCCCTTATGATGGGCGTGATCCGCAATGGCCTGAATCTGATAGGCGTCAACTCTTACTGGCAGCAGGTCATCATTGGCATGATTCTGGTCATCGCCGTCGCCCAGCAGATGCGCCGCCACCGCAGGAGCGGCTCTGTGACGCCTTCCCCTCTGCGGGTACTCTATACGCGTTTCTTCACGTCCCAAGCCAAGGCTGGTTAG
- a CDS encoding sugar ABC transporter ATP-binding protein, whose amino-acid sequence MAEELFRMEGICKSFPGVKALDNVSFSVNKGEVHGLVGENGAGKSTLMKIMTGVYRADAGEIYIEGEKVNIDSVAKAHELGISIIFQEMTLCRHMTVADNIFIGRPAKRGPLIDDRQMHKNAKKILEDLGIHINTYTMVSKLSVAQQQMVEIAKAISYNARILVLDEPSATLTEREIQQLFGIIRNLQKKGVGMVYISHRMEELNQICERASVIRDGQYIGTSNLAEITMEQLVNMIVGRSLEDKYPKYKRKLGDVALEVRNLKAFNRLPLNVDRFYVRKGEILGISGLVGAGRTEIMRCVFGADKVQTMEVEIDGKPVKIGSVIQAIDHGLAYVTEDRKYDGLALGLDVEYNTNMAHLRQLTKFGFVNDKEGARNAEKYREMLRTKTPSIRQLTHNLSGGNQQKIVLSKWLCNNAKILIVDEPTRGIDVGAKFEIYQLFNRLSDQGVAIVMISSELPEILGMSDRVLVIHEGSINGELETQKTSQEELLYLAAGYNKLEAKEAPVISSRSVS is encoded by the coding sequence ATGGCCGAGGAGCTCTTTCGCATGGAGGGCATCTGCAAGTCCTTCCCCGGCGTCAAGGCGTTGGACAATGTGTCCTTTTCCGTAAATAAGGGGGAGGTTCACGGGCTGGTGGGGGAAAATGGCGCCGGAAAGTCCACGCTGATGAAGATCATGACCGGCGTCTACCGTGCCGACGCGGGTGAGATATACATCGAGGGAGAAAAGGTCAACATCGACTCAGTCGCGAAAGCCCACGAGCTCGGGATTAGCATTATTTTCCAAGAAATGACCCTCTGCCGTCACATGACGGTGGCCGATAACATCTTCATCGGACGCCCCGCCAAAAGGGGTCCCCTGATCGACGACCGGCAGATGCACAAAAATGCGAAGAAGATTCTGGAGGATCTGGGCATTCATATCAACACCTACACGATGGTGAGTAAGCTCTCGGTGGCCCAGCAGCAGATGGTGGAGATCGCCAAGGCTATCTCCTACAATGCCCGCATTTTGGTTCTCGACGAGCCCTCCGCCACTTTGACCGAGCGGGAGATCCAGCAGCTCTTCGGCATCATCCGCAATCTCCAGAAGAAGGGAGTCGGCATGGTCTACATCTCCCACCGCATGGAGGAGCTCAATCAGATCTGTGAGCGGGCCAGCGTCATCCGTGACGGCCAGTACATCGGCACCAGCAATCTTGCGGAGATTACCATGGAGCAGCTTGTGAACATGATCGTGGGACGCTCTCTGGAGGACAAGTACCCCAAGTATAAGCGCAAGCTCGGCGATGTGGCGCTGGAGGTCAGAAATCTCAAGGCCTTCAATCGCCTGCCTCTGAACGTGGATCGTTTCTATGTGCGCAAGGGCGAGATCCTGGGCATCTCGGGGTTGGTCGGCGCGGGTCGCACCGAGATCATGCGCTGTGTCTTCGGCGCCGACAAGGTACAGACCATGGAGGTCGAGATCGATGGCAAGCCAGTAAAAATCGGCTCTGTCATTCAGGCCATTGACCACGGTCTCGCCTATGTCACCGAGGACCGGAAGTATGACGGTTTGGCGCTGGGCCTGGATGTGGAATACAACACAAACATGGCCCACCTGCGGCAGCTTACCAAATTCGGTTTCGTCAACGACAAAGAGGGGGCGCGAAACGCCGAGAAATATCGGGAGATGCTGCGCACCAAGACCCCTTCCATCCGCCAGTTGACCCACAACCTGTCCGGCGGCAACCAGCAAAAGATCGTCCTCTCCAAATGGCTGTGCAACAACGCTAAAATTTTGATCGTCGACGAACCCACCCGCGGCATCGACGTGGGCGCCAAGTTCGAGATCTATCAGCTCTTTAACCGGCTCAGCGATCAGGGCGTCGCCATCGTCATGATCTCTTCGGAGTTGCCTGAGATTTTAGGCATGAGCGACCGCGTGCTTGTGATCCACGAGGGGAGCATCAACGGCGAGCTGGAGACCCAAAAGACGTCTCAGGAGGAGCTTTTGTACCTCGCCGCCGGTTACAATAAATTGGAGGCCAAGGAGGCCCCCGTGATTTCTTCGAGGAGCGTGAGTTAG
- a CDS encoding mannonate dehydratase, with product MKMILRWFPHGDDSVTLEQIKQTPGISGVAACLPHVPVGAVWGLDELRTLRREINDAGLEMEVIESVNIHEDIKKGLPSRDRYIQNYIETIKHLSAVGVRCLCYNFMPVMDWVRSDLAHQLPDGSSVMAYRHEKAVAMDPKHMADAMVGKSRGFSLPGWEPERFATMAADIEFYRHLTAADYWAHIKYFLEAVIPAAERYDVKMAIHPDDPPWSLFGLPKLVNGADNIRTFLSLYESPYSGLTLCTGSLGAGADNDIPAIVREFAPHIHFAHLRNLKHLSDRDFDESAHLSACGDLDMFAIVEALHDCGFDGYIRPDHGRMIWGEMARPGYGLYDRALGANYLLGLWEAIDKMSGRRRMRRTISLATVGEPAR from the coding sequence TTGAAGATGATCTTGCGGTGGTTTCCCCACGGGGACGACAGTGTGACCTTGGAGCAGATCAAGCAAACGCCGGGCATATCCGGCGTGGCCGCCTGTCTGCCCCACGTCCCGGTGGGTGCGGTGTGGGGGCTGGATGAACTGCGGACGCTGCGGCGGGAGATCAATGACGCCGGGCTTGAGATGGAAGTGATTGAGAGTGTCAACATCCACGAGGACATCAAAAAAGGACTGCCCTCGCGGGATAGGTACATTCAAAATTACATCGAAACAATCAAGCATCTGTCCGCTGTGGGCGTTCGGTGCCTGTGCTACAACTTTATGCCCGTGATGGATTGGGTACGCAGCGACCTCGCCCACCAGCTTCCCGACGGCAGCAGCGTTATGGCCTACCGCCACGAAAAGGCAGTGGCCATGGACCCAAAGCACATGGCCGACGCCATGGTGGGGAAATCCCGGGGATTTTCACTGCCCGGCTGGGAGCCGGAACGGTTCGCGACCATGGCCGCCGACATCGAGTTCTACCGGCATCTCACGGCGGCGGACTACTGGGCGCATATCAAGTATTTTTTAGAAGCTGTGATCCCCGCCGCCGAGCGATACGACGTGAAGATGGCGATCCACCCCGACGACCCGCCATGGTCCCTGTTTGGGCTGCCCAAGCTGGTGAATGGGGCGGACAACATCCGCACCTTTCTCTCGCTGTACGAGAGCCCGTACAGCGGCCTCACGCTGTGTACGGGCAGCCTGGGCGCCGGGGCGGACAACGACATCCCCGCCATTGTCCGCGAATTCGCCCCGCACATCCACTTCGCACATCTGCGCAATCTCAAACACTTGAGCGACCGGGACTTCGACGAGAGCGCCCATCTGAGCGCCTGCGGGGATCTCGATATGTTCGCCATCGTAGAGGCGCTGCACGACTGCGGGTTCGACGGGTACATCCGGCCTGACCATGGGCGCATGATCTGGGGCGAGATGGCCCGGCCCGGCTACGGTCTGTACGACAGGGCGCTGGGCGCCAACTACTTGCTGGGGCTCTGGGAGGCGATCGACAAGATGAGCGGCCGCCGGCGGATGCGCCGGACCATCTCGTTGGCGACTGTCGGAGAACCCGCCCGCTGA
- a CDS encoding LacI family DNA-binding transcriptional regulator, with product MARVTLKMIAEKANTSIGTVDRALNNRGGVSEESKARVLQVAETLGYRPNKLASALGRKKTIRIGVAYPEEPMDFYRDIDRGFDKAREELQDYGVAVEKIRYRTQDPKIARARLAQINPADYDGLAINAIGSVNVSEIDRLAAAGTPVVTFNTDAPDSQRLFYVGNNSHRSGLMGGELLSTLLHGKGNVTVLGNFSQATPFIERFGGFCEYAQLEAPGIHIYPCSECLSDPDLAAKSLTDLIARVSDINGVFCTGYSCTIGAVQAIKALNRRDIQVVGYDLTERTAAALRNGWCSALLYQDPYRQSLQAARLLVRHVLEGWTPLRPRLHVDTRIIIKTNLDSYMDPQREWLQSNLEQ from the coding sequence ATGGCGCGTGTTACCTTGAAAATGATAGCCGAAAAAGCAAATACCTCCATCGGCACCGTGGACCGGGCGCTGAACAACAGGGGCGGCGTAAGCGAGGAGAGCAAGGCTCGGGTGCTCCAAGTCGCCGAGACGCTGGGGTACCGTCCCAACAAGTTGGCCAGCGCCCTGGGCCGGAAAAAAACCATCCGCATCGGCGTGGCCTACCCCGAGGAACCGATGGACTTCTACAGGGACATTGACCGGGGCTTTGATAAGGCCCGGGAGGAACTGCAGGATTACGGCGTCGCCGTAGAAAAGATCCGATACAGAACCCAGGACCCGAAGATCGCCCGCGCCCGCCTTGCCCAGATCAACCCCGCCGATTACGACGGGCTGGCCATCAACGCAATCGGCAGCGTCAATGTGTCTGAGATTGACCGCCTCGCGGCGGCCGGCACCCCGGTCGTCACCTTTAATACCGACGCCCCCGACAGTCAGCGTCTGTTCTACGTGGGCAACAATTCCCACCGGTCCGGTTTGATGGGGGGTGAGTTGCTCAGCACGCTCCTCCATGGCAAAGGGAACGTCACGGTACTTGGCAATTTTAGCCAGGCCACCCCTTTTATTGAGCGATTCGGCGGCTTTTGCGAATATGCCCAGTTGGAGGCCCCGGGCATACACATTTACCCCTGCTCCGAGTGCCTCAGCGACCCAGACTTGGCCGCCAAGAGCCTGACAGATTTGATAGCCCGGGTGAGTGACATCAACGGCGTGTTTTGTACCGGCTACTCCTGCACCATCGGAGCGGTCCAGGCCATCAAGGCCCTGAACCGCCGCGATATTCAGGTGGTGGGGTATGACCTGACCGAACGGACCGCCGCCGCTCTCCGGAATGGCTGGTGCAGCGCGCTGCTCTATCAGGACCCTTACCGCCAAAGTCTTCAGGCCGCCCGGCTGCTGGTGCGGCACGTCCTGGAGGGGTGGACGCCCCTCCGACCCCGGCTCCACGTGGATACGCGCATCATCATCAAGACCAATCTTGACAGCTACATGGACCCTCAGCGCGAGTGGCTGCAGTCGAATTTGGAACAATAA
- a CDS encoding mannitol dehydrogenase family protein, giving the protein MPRLCIEDLEKGAWVSAGVALPRFSYARMRAETRRAPVWVHIGAGNLFRGFIAALQQRLLDEGLARCGLVVAEAFDYDIIEKIYRPYDNLALSVGMRADGSTQERLVASVADAYRADADDTAQWEALTKVFTAPGLQLVSFTITEKGYALTDMGGAYLPAVAADLQNGPGRARHTVSLAAALLYARYRAGAQPVALVSLDNCSGNGDKLRAAVLTVAEIWRGRGLVGPGFVDYLSDKCRVSFPWTMIDKITPRPSEAVRERLAARGIDLAPVVTDRGTFIAPYVNAEIPQYLVVEDDFPNGRPCLEKAGVYFTDRETVGAAERMKVTACLNPLHTALAVFGCLLGYESIAAEMADEDLRKLVERIGYDEGLPVVADPKIIQPRAFLEETLRERLPNPFIPDTPQRIATDTSQKIPIRFGETLKAYAAREDMRADTLIGIPLVLAGWCRYLLGVDDGLRPMTLSGDPLLDVLRPALADVVAGRPETYRGQLRPLLSNPVLFGVDLFQVGLGDRVETNFLRMLTGPGAVRRTLRDFLSAEC; this is encoded by the coding sequence ATGCCGCGTTTGTGTATCGAGGACCTGGAAAAGGGTGCGTGGGTGTCCGCCGGGGTGGCGTTGCCAAGATTTTCCTACGCCCGGATGCGGGCGGAGACGCGCCGGGCTCCGGTGTGGGTCCACATCGGCGCAGGCAATCTGTTTCGTGGCTTCATCGCCGCGCTGCAGCAGCGGCTGCTGGACGAGGGGCTGGCCCGGTGCGGCCTCGTCGTGGCGGAGGCCTTTGACTACGACATCATCGAAAAGATCTATCGGCCCTACGACAACCTGGCGCTGTCCGTCGGCATGCGGGCCGACGGGTCTACGCAGGAGCGCCTCGTGGCCAGCGTCGCCGACGCCTACCGAGCCGACGCGGACGACACGGCCCAGTGGGAAGCACTGACAAAGGTATTCACCGCCCCCGGTCTGCAACTTGTCAGCTTCACGATCACCGAGAAGGGGTATGCCCTCACCGACATGGGCGGGGCGTACCTGCCCGCCGTCGCGGCCGATTTACAAAACGGGCCCGGTCGGGCCCGGCACACAGTGAGCCTCGCGGCCGCGCTGCTCTACGCGCGTTACCGCGCCGGCGCACAGCCCGTGGCATTGGTCAGCCTGGACAACTGCAGCGGCAATGGGGACAAACTGCGCGCCGCTGTCCTGACCGTGGCCGAGATCTGGCGGGGGCGGGGCCTTGTGGGGCCGGGGTTTGTGGACTATCTGTCGGACAAGTGCCGGGTGTCCTTCCCGTGGACGATGATCGACAAGATCACGCCGCGGCCGTCGGAGGCGGTGCGTGAGAGGCTGGCGGCGCGCGGCATCGATTTAGCGCCGGTGGTCACGGACAGGGGCACGTTCATCGCCCCCTATGTGAACGCCGAAATTCCGCAGTACCTGGTGGTCGAGGACGATTTTCCAAACGGTCGCCCCTGCCTCGAGAAGGCCGGCGTCTATTTTACGGACCGAGAGACCGTCGGCGCCGCGGAACGTATGAAGGTCACGGCCTGCTTAAATCCACTGCACACGGCGCTCGCCGTTTTTGGGTGCCTGCTGGGGTATGAGAGCATCGCGGCCGAGATGGCGGACGAGGACCTGCGAAAGCTCGTGGAGCGGATCGGATATGACGAGGGGCTGCCCGTGGTGGCCGATCCAAAGATCATCCAGCCCCGCGCATTTTTAGAGGAGACGCTCAGAGAGCGGCTGCCGAACCCCTTTATCCCCGACACGCCGCAACGGATTGCCACAGACACCAGCCAAAAGATCCCCATCCGGTTCGGGGAGACCCTCAAGGCGTATGCCGCGCGGGAGGATATGCGTGCGGACACATTAATTGGCATTCCGCTGGTGCTCGCGGGTTGGTGTCGGTATCTGCTCGGCGTGGACGATGGGCTGCGCCCGATGACGCTCAGCGGCGATCCGCTGCTGGACGTGCTTCGGCCGGCCCTGGCGGACGTCGTCGCGGGCCGGCCTGAGACCTACCGGGGACAGCTGCGTCCCCTCCTGTCAAACCCTGTCCTGTTTGGCGTCGACCTCTTTCAGGTAGGGCTTGGCGACAGGGTGGAGACGAATTTCCTGCGCATGCTGACCGGCCCGGGGGCCGTGCGGCGCACGCTTCGTGATTTTTTAAGTGCTGAGTGCTGA